GGAGGAGAAGACCTGGACAAGGGGCTCCCAGCCTTACTGCACTGAAGTTGGCTGGCAAACTGAGCGCTTAGTAGTTGACTGCTAGATTTCGTCGGGTCTAAAGTCATTCCATGAGGGAGAAAGTGTTGGGGATAGCCTGCATACGCACCTGCTAAACTTCCAGGGTAGGTCATGCCGGAATGCGGTAGGGGAAAAACACTGTGACCAGGTTTGTAGGGGGAGACGGGCGCTACGAGTCCTCCTGAACCCAGAACAGATGATGACGAGGAGACAGATGTGAGTGAGTCTGATGTGATAGCCTTTGAACCAGAAGTGTTCTCCTGGCGTTGGTTAACCTCACCATTAACCCCACATATCCGGCTGTGACTGCTGCTGCTCTCCGTTGTACTGTTTTTATTGCTATCAAATTCCTTCTTCTTTTCCTCGGTGTCTCCCTGCTTACCATCTGACGGCAGCGGAGACACAGAGTGGCAGGAGCTGGGGCTGCCTGTCCTGGGGGTGAACGGCTGGCAGGTGGCGCTAGGCACTCGGAAACTAGCTTTATCTCCACTCAGACTGCCGCTGCCGAATGAGGAGTCCTTGTTCTTCTCCGATGATTTGGCGTAGGGTTTGAAGCTTGATTTGTCTTCATTTCCAATGTCACTCATTTTTAGTGGTCCGGGTTTGGTCTCTTTGTCACTAGATCCATTTGAATTTACGGATGAGATTTTGGAAGAGGACGAAGGATCTGGTTTACCGATTTGAGAGCAGGTCTGTGCTAAGAGAGCCAACGGACTTTTCTTGGCATCCAGCTGCGAAATAAGAGAAAATAATACTTATTATTCATGATTTCACCGTATTGTTTTTTATGGGGTGTTTAACTAATATGTTCCTGTTATATATAGAGTATTTTATGGGTCGTTGGAGAACAGCACTAAATTACGCACAAGTTTATCGCATTGCGCATAGCACTTTAGCCATATATTAACACCTTATACATTAATCTCCAGTTCATTTTGCAATTACAATATGATAATAAACTGATATAGGTACAATACAAATGGCCTAATACAAATGAAGATTAATTTATAACTACCAAAATCACACTTTTGCTATCCTTATTTTATCACGTCCCCCGTAGCCCGTCGCCTATATGGTGCTTACCTCGATGGGACTGATAGGGGTTGATGGCAAAGGTTGAAGGTACTCCGGGTGCAAAATGTGACCTCCCCGTGCGGTAAGCATTTTCAAAATCTTTATGGGTATACGATTAGCCTGCCTTAAAGGGTCTGAGGGAGAGACGAGATGAAGAAATGGCTTGTTGATTGTCGTTGCGCCCTTCTCCCCTGAAGAACTGCTCTCCCACACCGGATTCACGATACTATTTCTCAGAACAGACAATGCAGGCGATGTGATCATGACCTAATTCTCATTGAAATGGGAGAAAAATACATTTGATGTTcacgaagaagaagaaaaaacccGCATCAAAGTATCATGTTGTTCTATAGCGGCGTAGTTCGATATTAAAAACAATAAATAGTTCAACTTCGTCTAGTCCTTAttagaggaggagaagatcagAACATATCCCGTTCATATCGCAGCAGGAGTGTGCGGCTGCGTCCTTCCTCAGTGtcgctgtgtgtgtcagtggcagGAGCACGTCGGTGCGTTTGCTCTCTACGTTGGATGCAGTAGAAAAACTCTTCTCCCTTCAGCAGCATCTGAATTTGCCTCGAGATTAAAGCCTTTACCGCCTTCCAATCAAATGAGCCCCTGAGGTGATTGGAGGGTCAAGGGAATGTGACGTAGCCTCCTCAAACGGGCGTATTA
This genomic window from Oncorhynchus gorbuscha isolate QuinsamMale2020 ecotype Even-year linkage group LG07, OgorEven_v1.0, whole genome shotgun sequence contains:
- the LOC124040424 gene encoding zinc finger protein 503-like — translated: MITSPALSVLRNSIVNPVWESSSSGEKGATTINKPFLHLVSPSDPLRQANRIPIKILKMLTARGGHILHPEYLQPLPSTPISPIELDAKKSPLALLAQTCSQIGKPDPSSSSKISSVNSNGSSDKETKPGPLKMSDIGNEDKSSFKPYAKSSEKNKDSSFGSGSLSGDKASFRVPSATCQPFTPRTGSPSSCHSVSPLPSDGKQGDTEEKKKEFDSNKNSTTESSSSHSRICGVNGEVNQRQENTSGSKAITSDSLTSVSSSSSVLGSGGLVAPVSPYKPGHSVFPLPHSGMTYPGSLAGAYAGYPQHFLPHGMTLDPTKSSSQLLSAQFASQLQCSKAGSPLSRSSPPSLMSASLCRDPYCLSYHCPSHLSGASGASQCHESSALKSGYPLMYPTHPLHSVHSSPPSFAGHPLYPYGFMLPNDPLPHVCNWVSANGPCDKRFSSSEELLNHLRTHTAFAGTEKLISGYPGSSSLANAAAAAMACHMHMPPNGAPGSPGTLTLRSPHHPLGLSTRYHPYSKSPLPPGASIQIPAATGSYYSPYALYGQRLTTASALGYQ